The Streptomyces sp. NBC_00224 genome has a window encoding:
- a CDS encoding AzlD domain-containing protein: protein MIVWTAIGTVAVLGFALKGVGPALLGGRELPPRTRSMLAQLAPALLAGFVVVAVAGRDWAAVDGTVLGGLAVALVLRLGRAPLPVAMLGAVVATALLRVLTG, encoded by the coding sequence ATGATCGTCTGGACCGCGATCGGCACCGTCGCGGTGCTCGGCTTCGCGCTCAAGGGAGTCGGGCCCGCGCTGCTCGGCGGCCGTGAACTGCCCCCGCGCACCCGCTCGATGCTCGCCCAGCTGGCGCCCGCGCTGCTCGCCGGGTTCGTCGTGGTGGCGGTCGCGGGCCGGGACTGGGCGGCCGTCGACGGCACGGTCCTGGGCGGCCTCGCCGTCGCACTCGTCCTGCGGCTGGGCCGGGCCCCGCTGCCGGTGGCCATGCTGGGCGCGGTGGTGGCGACGGCCCTGCTCAGAGTGCTGACAGGGTAA